From the genome of bacterium:
ATTCACATCGGGGCCAACGGCATCGAGGTCGTTTCCGGAGACCGCACCGTCGGCTTCTCCAACGTGATCGAGATTCTCGCGTCGCAGACCGCCGGCGCGACGGGCAACTGAGGATAACGGGACCCCCCACGACGGGATTCGGCCGAGGTTCGGCGCGGAGGATAGGAAAATGTCGTTCAGCTCGTTCTACACCGGTCTCACGGGCCTCAAGGCCCATTCCGTGGCCCTCAACGTGATCGGCAACAACCTCGCCAACGTGGACACCGTCGGCTTCAAGGCCAGCCGCGTCAGCTTCTCCGAGCTCTTCTCCTCGGCGGGCGGCTTCGGGGTCAACGGCGCCGGCGTCCCGCACCAGGTCGGTTCCGGCGTGCAGCTCGGCGCGGTCCAGCAGCTCTTCGCCCAGGGCTCGCTGCAGACCTCCGACGTGACGACCGACATGGCGATCCAGGGGAACGGCTTCTTCGCGCTCAAGACGTCCGACGGCGCGCCGGTCTACAGCCGCTCCGGCAACTTCTCCTTCAACTCCGACGGCTACCTCGTCGATCCGAACGGCTACCGCGTGCAGGGCTACACCAGCCGCAATTCGGCCGGCGACATCGTGGCGACCGGCGACGTGACCGACATCCAGATCCCGACCGGCGTGACCGCGCCGCCGCAGGCGTCGAGCTACTTCCAGGTCAACATGAACCTCAACTCGGCCGCGGCGGTGGACAACCCGCTCACCACCTCGACCAACGAGTCCGAGGTCTTCTCGACCGGCGTCACGGTGTACGACGCGCTCGGCGCCGAGCACAACATGACCATGCTCTTCACGCCGGTGGACACGAACGGCGACGGCCACCTCGACCAGTGGAAGTACGAAGCGCGGATCCCGACCACCGACATCGCGCCCCCGTCCGGCGGCTGGCCGTCGGGCACCGCGGACTACCAGGCGGTCGCCTCCGGGACGGTGAGCTTCGACAGCAACGGACGCCTCTCGTCCCCCAGCGGGAACGTCGAGATCACGATCCCGTCCTACGCGAACGGCGCGGCGGGACAGAGCGTCGAATGGCGGCTGTTCGACCCGAACGCCGCGGAAGTGCCGACCCGCGCGTCGGTCACCGGTTCCGGCGCGATTCCCGCCGGCGGCCTCGCCGCGGCCGAATCGTTGACCGTCACCGTGAACGGCACGGCGACCACGGTCGCGCTCGCCTCCGGCGACACCGCCTCCGACATCGTCTCGAAGATCAACACCGCCCTCGGCGGCTCGGCCGGCGCCTACGCCTTCATCGACGGCGGCAACCGGATCGGGATCGCCAGCAGCTCCTTCGGCCCCGGGCAGAGCCTCTCCGTGACCAGCACCGGCGCGGGGACCGGCCTCAACGGCCTCAGCGGCAGCGGCGGGACCGGCATGCCGACGGTCGTGACCGGCTACGCCTCCTCCTCGGCGGTCAACAACCTCGGCCAGGACGGGTACGGCATGGGCCGCCTGCAGTCGCTGGCCGTGGACACCTCGGGCGTCGTGAGCGGCGTCTTCACCAACGGGCAGACGATCGGCCTGGCGCAGGTGGCCGTGGCCTCGTTCAACGCCCCGGAAGGGCTGCTGCGGCTGGGCAACAACGCCTACCAGGCCTCGATCGGTTCCGGCCCGGCGGCGCTCGGCGCGGCGAACTCCGGCGGCCGCGGCAAGATCGCCTCCCGCTCGCTGGAACTGTCGAACGTGGACATCACCGACGAGTTCACCCAGCTGATCATCACGGAGCGCGGCTACCAGGCGAACAGCCGCGTGATCACCACCACCGACACCGTGATGCAGGAAGCGCTGCGGCTCAAGCAGTAGGCCGCGCGGTCGATAAGCTAGGCAAGCGGCCCCGCGCCGGCGCACGCCGACGCGGGGCCGGCGCCGTCCGCCCCGCGGACGGTGTCAATCCGCTGACGCCCAGTTGGCCGTCAGCCGGCGGCGTCCGCCGTCGCCGCCCCGGCGTCCGAGGCGGCCGATCCTTTAGAATCAACGACTTGGCCGAAGCCTGCCCCGGTCGGCACAAGCCTTGCTTTGAGTCGCCCCGCGAGGAGGCTCGGCATGGCTGGTCCGAACAACGGGAATCCGGACGGCGGAGCGGGCGGCGGCGCGCCGTCGTGGGAGCGGGTGCTGGCCCATGGCCTGCCGCTGACGCTCGCCGCGCGTCTCGCCGCGGGGCGCGCCACGATCGGCTCGCTGCGGACGCTGACCGCCGGCACGGTCCTCCGGCTGGACACGATGGTCGGCGAGCCGTCGCGGCTGACGGTGGACGACGTCGTGCTGGCGACTGGCGAAGTCGTTGACATTCAAGGACATCTGGCGCTCCGCCTGACGCGTCTGGGGCGGGACGATGACTGACGCCGGCGCCGGCCCCGGACTCCTCGACGGGCTGCGCGTCCTCGGCGCGCTGGCCTTCGTCGTCGTGCTGGCCTACCTCCTGGCCCGACTCGCCCGGCGCAGCGGCATGGTCACCGGGGCCAACCGGGCGCTGCGGATCGTCGATCGGATCGCGGTCGCCCGCGGGTCCCAGTTGCTTCTCGTCGAGGCGGACGGCCGGCGGCTCCTGATCGGGGTCGCGGAGAAGTCCGTCAATCTCCTGACGCCCCTCGGGCCGGCCGCGGCCAGCGAAACGGCCGAGGCCGGAGGCGAAGACGAGGCCGAAGAGGCCGACGCCGCCGGGTTCGCGCCCGCCGCGCCGCCGGTCCCGAACACCTTCGCCGCCCGGCTCGCCCGGCGGCTCGTCGCGGGGGGACGCCGGTGACGCTGCGGCGCCTCGTCGTCGTCCTGCTGCTCCTGGCCCTCGCGGCCGGGACCGCCGCGTTCGCCGCGCCGGCCAAGGCCGCGCCGGCGGCGCCCGGGACGACCCTCGAGCTGAAGCTGGCCGACCCTTCGGGCCCCGGCGGCTCGTCGGCGATGCGGATCGTCCTGCTGATGACGATCCTCGCCGTGGCCCCCTCGATCATGCTCCTGATGACCTGCTTCGTGCGGATCATCCTCGCGCTGCACTTCCTGCGGCAGGCGCTCGGCACGCCGCAGATGCCGCCGAACCAGGTCGTCGTCGGCCTCGCCCTCTTCCTCACGTTCTTCGTCATGTCGCCGACGGTGGACCGGATCTACAAGGAAGCGTGGATCCCCTACGAGCAGGGGCAGATGGACATCACGCAGGGGGCGCAGGCGGCGTCCGAGCCGCTCAAGGCGTTCATGTTGAAGAACGTCCGCGAGGCGGACGTCGCGCTGTTCGTGAAGATGGCCAAGATGCCGCGCCCGCACACGGCCCAGGAACTGCCGCTGCGCGTCGTCGTCCCGGCCTTCGTGATCTCCGAGCTGCGGGTCGGCTTCGAGATCGGCTTCCTGCTCTTCCTGCCGTTCCTCGTCGTGGACTTGGTCGTCTCGGCGGTGCTGCTGTCGATGGGCATGATGATGCTCCCGCCGCAGATGGTCTCGTTGCCGTTCAAGTTGCTGCTCTTCGTGCTGGTGGACGGGTGGGGCCTGCTCGCGGGCTCGCTCGTCGCCGGCTTCCGCTGAGAGGGAGGGGTTCGTGGACGAAATGACGGTGGTCACGCTGGGGCGGGAGACGCTGCGCGTCGCCCTGCTCGTCGGCGCGCCGATCCTCCTCGCCGGGGCCGTGATCGGCCTCCTCGTGAGCGTGGTGCAGGTGGCGACGTCGATCCAGGACGTGACCGTGACCTTCATCCCGAAGATTCTCGCCTGCGGCCTCGCGCTGCTCGTCGCGCTCCCCTGGATGCTGCGGCAGCTCGTCGCCTA
Proteins encoded in this window:
- the fliP gene encoding flagellar type III secretion system pore protein FliP (The bacterial flagellar biogenesis protein FliP forms a type III secretion system (T3SS)-type pore required for flagellar assembly.), whose product is MTLRRLVVVLLLLALAAGTAAFAAPAKAAPAAPGTTLELKLADPSGPGGSSAMRIVLLMTILAVAPSIMLLMTCFVRIILALHFLRQALGTPQMPPNQVVVGLALFLTFFVMSPTVDRIYKEAWIPYEQGQMDITQGAQAASEPLKAFMLKNVREADVALFVKMAKMPRPHTAQELPLRVVVPAFVISELRVGFEIGFLLFLPFLVVDLVVSAVLLSMGMMMLPPQMVSLPFKLLLFVLVDGWGLLAGSLVAGFR
- a CDS encoding flagellar biosynthetic protein FliQ — its product is MTVVTLGRETLRVALLVGAPILLAGAVIGLLVSVVQVATSIQDVTVTFIPKILACGLALLVALPWMLRQLVAYTRQIFQLIQQITP
- a CDS encoding FliM/FliN family flagellar motor C-terminal domain-containing protein, with protein sequence MAGPNNGNPDGGAGGGAPSWERVLAHGLPLTLAARLAAGRATIGSLRTLTAGTVLRLDTMVGEPSRLTVDDVVLATGEVVDIQGHLALRLTRLGRDDD
- a CDS encoding flagellar hook-basal body complex protein, with translation MSFSSFYTGLTGLKAHSVALNVIGNNLANVDTVGFKASRVSFSELFSSAGGFGVNGAGVPHQVGSGVQLGAVQQLFAQGSLQTSDVTTDMAIQGNGFFALKTSDGAPVYSRSGNFSFNSDGYLVDPNGYRVQGYTSRNSAGDIVATGDVTDIQIPTGVTAPPQASSYFQVNMNLNSAAAVDNPLTTSTNESEVFSTGVTVYDALGAEHNMTMLFTPVDTNGDGHLDQWKYEARIPTTDIAPPSGGWPSGTADYQAVASGTVSFDSNGRLSSPSGNVEITIPSYANGAAGQSVEWRLFDPNAAEVPTRASVTGSGAIPAGGLAAAESLTVTVNGTATTVALASGDTASDIVSKINTALGGSAGAYAFIDGGNRIGIASSSFGPGQSLSVTSTGAGTGLNGLSGSGGTGMPTVVTGYASSSAVNNLGQDGYGMGRLQSLAVDTSGVVSGVFTNGQTIGLAQVAVASFNAPEGLLRLGNNAYQASIGSGPAALGAANSGGRGKIASRSLELSNVDITDEFTQLIITERGYQANSRVITTTDTVMQEALRLKQ
- a CDS encoding flagellar biosynthetic protein FliO — translated: MTDAGAGPGLLDGLRVLGALAFVVVLAYLLARLARRSGMVTGANRALRIVDRIAVARGSQLLLVEADGRRLLIGVAEKSVNLLTPLGPAAASETAEAGGEDEAEEADAAGFAPAAPPVPNTFAARLARRLVAGGRR